A region of the Sideroxydans lithotrophicus ES-1 genome:
AAATGATCTGAGCTTGACCTGCCGCTTTGAGAGTCCATGTAGACTTTTATCGTTGTTATGAGGTACCAGATCCTCCGGGGTCAACATTACACTGGTCCAGCATGGATTTGAAGCATCGCAAAGACAAAAGCCCGCAGCTAATGCGGGCTTTAAGTGTGTCGGCAAACGTGATTCTTTCGCTTTACGCCTTGGCAGCCATCAGCTTTTCATACTTGGCCTGCAGCTGCTCCTTGGTTTCCACATGCGCGGGGTCGTGCGGAATGCAGTCGACCGGGCATACTTCCACGCATTGCGGCGTATCGTAGTGGCCTACGCATTCGGTGCACTTGTTGGGATCAATGATGTAAATTGTGTCGCCCTGCGAGATGGCTCCGTTCGGGCACTCAGGTTCGCATACATCGCAGTTGATACATTCGTCAGTAATTATCAGTGACATTTCCACTCTCCTTATCGTTGATATTTTTTTTCCAGTTCCGCCATGACCAGCGGCGAAACGAACTTGCTCACATCCCCGCCGAAACGCGCAATCTCGCGCACGATGCTGGCTGAGATGAAGGTATATTGCTCGGCCGGCGTCAGGAACAGGGTCTCGACATCCGGATGCAGCGCCCGGTTCATGCCCGCCATCTGGAATTCGAATTCGAAATCCGATACCGCACGCAATCCGCGCAATACCACACGGGCATTCTGTGCACGCACGTAGCTCATCAACAGCGTGTCGAAGCCCTCGACCTTGACGTTGTCGAAACCGGCGAACACCTCGCGCGCCATTTCCACCCTTTCTTCCAGCGTGAACAGTGTCGCGCTGCGACTGGCGGCCACGGCCACCACCACTTCGCCGAACAGCCCGGCGGCACGACGCACCACATCCTCATGTCCGCGCGTGATGGGATCGAAGGTTCCGGGGTAAACCACTTTGATCATGCTTGCACACGCTCCAATAGTTGATAATGCACAACGCCAGCTCTGGCGCGCTTGACCACTCGCCAGGCATCGCCCGGATCGAGGACCATCCCGCTTTCCATATATATCTTTCCGTCTTGCGCCAGACTGTTTTCCAACAGCGGAAGTAGTTGGGACAGGAAATCGCTCTTAAAAGGGGGATCGAGAAAGATCACATCGAACAAGCCGTTATCTTGCCGGGCGAATTTTAGCCCATCCTCACAACGCAAGGCTACATTGCCGAGCCCTAATTTTTTGGCATTTGCCTGCAATGACTGGAATACGGGACGGCTGGCCTCGACCAGCAGCACCTGTTCTGCGCCGCGGGAAGCCGCTTCGAAACCCAGTGCACCGCTGCCGGCGAACAGGTCCAGACAGCGTTTGCCATAGAGTGTCTGCCCTAACCAATTGAACAAGGTTTCGCGCACCCTGTCTGGAGTCGGACGCAGTCCCTCGGCATCGGGAAATTCGATCAGGCGGCTGCGGTGCGTGCCGCCAATGATGCGAACCTTGTTTATTTCGCCGCTCCCGCTTTTTCCTCGGACGGTGCCATCTCCGCGCGACCGGTGGTTGGTTGCGGATTTGCTTCAACAGGAGCACCCACGATCACTGTCGCCAATGCATCAGGGTCGATACGGCGCTTGAAGGCATCGTGTATCTGTTTTGTCGTCACCTTGTTCACTTTGTCAGTGAAATCGTCCAGGTAGGTCAGCGGCAGTTCGTAGAAACCGATCACGCTCAAGTAGTCGAGTATTTTCCTGTTGCTGTCGATGCGCAGCGGAAAGCCACCAGTGATGTTCTGTTTGGCAGCACGCAGTTCTTTCTCGGTCACACCCTTATCGATGAAAGTGCGCAGCGTCTCGCGCACCAGGCGCAGCGATTCGTCGGCCTGTTCTTTCTTGGTTTGCAAGCCGATCTGGAATGCGCCCGGTTGCTGCATCGGCATGAAATAGCTGTATACACTATAGGCCATCCCGCGTTTTTCACGCACTTCGTTCATCAGCCGCGAGACAAAACCGCCGCCGCCCAGTATGTAGTTGCCGACATACAGCGGGAAATAATCCTCGTCGTTTCTCGCGATGCCTGGCGTGCCAATCAGGATATGGCTCTGGGTAGCCGGATGGGGAATGCGCTGTTCACTGGGTTTGATACGGATCAACACCGGCGCTATCTGCGCGCTTGCACCTCCCGCAGGCAGATTGGCCGTCAATTGTTGCGCGATGGCTTCGGCCTGCGCGCGCGTCACGTCGCCCATCAAGGCGACCACTGCGTGCCTGGCGCTGTAGTGGTCGTGATAAAAACTTTCCAGTTCGTCGCGCTGTATCTTTTCCACATCGGCGACTTCCATATGCCAGCCATAGGGATGGGCTCCGAACACTGCTTTGCCGAATGCCTTGTCCGCGATGCTCTCGGGGCGCGTCTCTTCCTCTTTCAAGGAAGCGATCAGACGGGCCTTCTCCCGCGTCAGGATAGTCTCGGGAAACAGTGGTTGTTGCAGGCAACTCCCCATGATGTCCAGCGCTGCGTTGCGTTCTGCCGCACTGCTCAACGTGCGCATGGTCAGTCCGGCACGATCCGGATCGAATTGCCCGCCCATCTGTGCGCCGATGTCAGCCAATTTGCGCGAGATATCATCTTCGCTCAAGCCCTGAGCCCCCAGGTCGAGCATGCCAAAGGTGAGGCTGGACACCCCGACCTTGCCCGCGACATCGAAGCCGCTGCCCGCCGGGAATGACACCGCCACATCCAGCATCGGCAGGCCGTGGTCCTCGACGAAGTACACGCGGGCGCCGCTGGGGGCATGCCAGTGCTGGATCTGCGGCGTGGCGAACGCGCCAGTCGCCACGCACAACAGAACTGCCGTAGTAAGGAATCTAGTGAACATGCGCTGCTCCTGCTGGAATATGTTGGGGTCTGCCGGAGAGCGGTTGCGGGTCGAGCGTCGCAACCGTCAACTGGTCATCGTTGAATATCTCACGCGCCACATCCTGCACCTGCTGCGCGGTGACTGCCTGCAACTTTTGCAGCATCACAGGGATATCCTTGTACGAGAGGCCGTCGCTCTCCATCTGGCCGATCTGCATCGCCTGGTAGAACACCGAATCACGCTTGTAGACTTCAGCCGCCATCACCTGCGCCTTGACGCGCTTCAGCTCATCGGCATTCACCCCATCGCGCACCAGCAACGCCATCTGTTCGCGCAAGGCTCGCTCCACATCTCCCACCGTCTTGCCTTCACTGGGCGTGCCTTCGAGCACGAACAGGCCGGGGCCACGCGCCACACTGTCGTAACCCGCATCCACATCGATCGCCACTTGCTGGTCGCGCACCAGCGCTTTGTTCAGCCGCGCAGAACTGTTGCCGTCCAGCACGCCAGCCAGCATTTCCAGGGCATATGGTTTCCAGTCTTTCCCGGCATCGCGCAAGGTCGGCGCGTGATAGGCCATGATCAGATAGGGCAGCTCTGCCGGCGCCTTGACCACGATACGCTGGATGCCGAGCTGTTTCGACTCACCCACCGCTTTGCGAAACGGCAATTTCACGGCAGGTATTCCGCCGTAATAACGCTGTGCAAGCGCAAACACGTCGTCAGCCTTGACGTCGCCAGCGATGACCAGTGTCGCATCATTGGGGGCATACCATGTCTTGTACCAGTTCAATGCATCGGCTGCCGTCATGTTCTGGATATCAACCATCCAGCCGATCACCGGATTATGGTAGGGATGTTCCGGGAACGCCGTCGCCATCAGCTTCTCGTTCATCAGCGCATGCGGGTCATCGTCGGTACGCCAGCGGCGCTCTTCCATCACCACCTTGATCTCTTTGTCGAATTCTTTTTTCGCCATCTGCAGGTTATGCATACGGTCGGATTCCAGGCGCATCGCCAGCGGCAGCCTGGATTTGTGCAACTGCTGGAAATACGCGGTGTAATCGTAGCTGGTAAAGGCGTTCTCCCGTCCTCCTGCCGCCGCGATGATCTTGGAGAACTGCCCGACCGGGACGTCTTTGGTGCCTTTGAACATCATGTGTTCAAGCACATGGGCCACGCCAGTGGTGCCGGTACGCTCGTCCATGCTGCCTACGTGGTACCAGACCTGCTGCACCACCACCGGCGCCCGATGGTCTTCCTTGACGATGACCTTGAGTCCGTTGCCCAACGTCTTTTCATATATGGCATCCGCGTGCGCAACGGACGAAATTTGAAGCAATAGTGCGATGACAATTAATTGGATTCTCATTACCTTATCCCATGGATGCGCAATTCGGCATAAAATGAACGCGCATTATGCGACATTTCATCCACACCAGAATACCCTTGCATGTTTAGTTTCCTGAAAAATACTCCAGCCTCCGCCGAATCGAAAAGCTGGCTGTCCCGGCTGACAGGCAGCCTGGCGAGGACAGGTGGACAGCTCTCGTCTTTGCTGGTTCCCGGCGGCAAGATAGACGATGAGCTTTATGAAGAGCTCGAAACCATTCTCATTACTGCAGACGTGGGCATGGATGCCACGCGCTCGCTGCTGGCAGATGTGCGCCGTCATGTGAAGGAACAGCGCCTGACCGAGGCCGGCCAATTGAAAGAAGCGCTGGCGCATGCCTTGCTCAAGCTTCTGCAGCCGTTGGCAAAACCGCTCGATGTCGGCGCATCCCGGCCTTTCGTCATCATGCTATGCGGCGTCAACGGTGCCGGTAAAACCACTTCCATCGGCAAACTGGCCAAGCATTTCCAGAATCAGGGCAAGTCGGTGCTGCTGGCGGCAGGCGACACTTTCCGTGCCGCAGCACGCGAACAACTCATGGAATGGGGAAGGCGCAACGATGTCACCGTCATCGCCCAGCAGAGCGGCGATGCTGCCGCAGTGATCTACGACGCCGTGCAGGCAGCGCAAGCACGCGGCATCGATGTGGTATTGGCCGACACCGCCGGGCGCCTGACCACCCAGGCGCACCTGATGGAAGAGATCAAGAAGGTGAAGCGTGTCATCGCCAAGGCGCTGCCCGGTGCGCCGCATGAAGTGCTGCTGGTGCTGGATGCCAACACCGGGCAGAACGCGCTGTCGCAGGTCAAATCCTTCGATGATGCGTTGCAGGTGACCGGCCTGGTGCTGACCAAGCTTGACGGCACCGCCAAGGGGGGCGTCATTGCAGCCATCGCCAAGGCACATCCCATCCCCGTGCGATTCATCGGCGTTGGTGAAGCGCTGGACGATCTGCGGCCTTTCGTGGCCGAGGATTTCGTTGCCGCATTGCTGGGCATGCAGGTATGACACAACATAACACCGGCCATTTTCGCGGGGGCAGTGAATGATCAAATTCAATCAGGTATACAAGCGATACCCTGGCGGGCATGAGGCGCTGAAGAATCTTTCCTTCGAAGTCGCCGAGGGCGAGATGGTATACCTCACCGGCCATTCCGGCGCTGGCAAGAGCACGCTGCTCAAACTCGTCGCCGCCATCGAAAGACCTAGCAGCGGAGGGGTGCTGGTCAAGGGACAGAACATCCGCTCCATCAAGTCTGCCGCCATCCCGCATCTGCGGCGCAATATCGGATTGATCTTTCAGGACCACAAGCTTCTGTTCGACCGTAGCGCCTTCGACAACGTGATGCTGCCATTGCAGATATGCGGCTTTGACCATCGCGAAAGCGCCAAGCGCGTACGTGCGGCACTGGACAAGGTCGGCCTGCTCGACCGCGAAAAAACCAACCCCATTGCGCTCTCCGGCGGCGAACAACAGCGCCTGTGCATCGCCCGCGCCATCGTGAACCGTCCCACCATCCTGCTGGCGGACGAACCCACCGGCAATCTCGATACCGAGTATTCGAATGAGATCATGAACATCTTTAAATCATTCCACCAGGTCGGCGTCACGCTGCTCATTTCCACCCATGATGAGGGCATCCTGCGCCAGTTCCCGGCACGCGCATTGCATCTCAAAAAAGGTGAACTGCAGGCCGCTGTTGCCGGCTCGGGACAAGCATGAAAACACTCATCGAACACCTGCGTGTGCTGCACCATACCCTGCGCCGGCTGTTGCTTACCCCGAACGCCACACTGCTCAACATCCTCATCATCGGCATCGCCCTGAGCCTGCCGGTAGGCGGTTATGTGCTGCTGAAGAGCGCGCAAAAACTTGGCTCTCAAATAGCGGGCACGCCGCAGATCAGCGTGTTCCTCGCCAGTGGAACCAGTGCCAGCGACATAGGGCACATCGGCGAAAAACTCAAACAACACGCCGGAATCAAGCGCATCGAATTCGTTTCGCGCGATATGGCACTGAAGAAACTGCAGCAAACCACCGGCTTGGCGGACGTGATCAATAGCCTGTCGCAGAATCCGCTGCCGGATGCTTTCGTGATCTACCCCACTGACGGCGATCTGGCGTCACTGGAGTCCTTGCGCAACGAATTGAAGACCTGGCAGCATTTTGATTATGTGCAGCTCGACTCCGCCTGGATACATAAACTTGAAGCGTTGCTGGACTTCGGTCGTATGGCGGTCGCTATCCTTGCCGCACTGTTGAGTTTTGCCCTCATCGCAATCACATTCAACACCATCCGCTTGCAGATACTCACACGCCGCGAGGAGATCGAAGTGGCAAAGCTCATCGGAGCAACCGACACGTTCATCCGCCGCCCCTTTCTTTACTTTGGTCTCACACAAGGACTGCTGGGAGGAATAGCGGCATGGCTGCTGGTCGCCGGCAGCCTGCAACTGCTCAACCACCAGATCGGTACGCTCGCCCAACTTTATGCCAGCGATTTCAGCCTGCAACACCTCTCTATTGGCGACAGTCTGGCACTGTTGGGATTCTCGGCCTACTTGGGCTGGCTGGGGGCATGGTTCTCGGTATCGCAACACCTGTGGCAGATTGAGCCACGCTGAACAAACAGCTTGCCGCGCCTAACCCTCCGGGCCGCAATTTGTCGCGCGAACACACATTGGATTACTGGCACAAAATCAGGTATCTTTCTTAAATCAGGCGTTGCACTCAAAACAATAACCAGCAGGCTTGCAAGGGGAGAACCATGGCATACATGGAATGGACGCGGGACCTGGAATCTGGCATTCCGGTCATTGATGCACAACACAAGCGCATCATTGAATTCATCAACGAACTGGATGATGCATGCCAAACCGGCAACACCGAAGAGACCAGCCACGTGATGGAAGGGTTGCTCAATTACACGGTGACCCACTTCGAGTTTGAAGAAGATCTGCAGGAAAAAGCGGGATATCCCTTCCTCAAGGCGCACCAGCGAATACACGAAATTTTCATGAAAAAGGTCTCCGACATCAGAGGGCGAGCCGCCAAGGGAGAGGATGTCGCGCCTGAGCTGTTGCGATTATTGAAGGGGTGGCTGGCAAGCCACATAAAAGGGGAAGACCGGGACTATGTCGAGTCAGTCAAGAAAGTTCTTGATAGTGACGATCAGGAGGTTGCTGGCTGGCTGAACACATTACTCAAGAAATTTGCCAACTGAAAATTGCCACGTTTGTGGCAAACTGCCAATTTCTGCAACAGCCTGCTGGGCGGTGAATTCGCTGCGGAACCTAGCGCCGCAGATTCGAGACATCCACAACCACGGTCTTGCCTGATCTTGCTTGAGCTAGCGGTCTTGCTGCATCCGCAAGCGTGTTTTTCTCCAATACAGCCATGAAGGCCGACCGCCCTTCATACAGCATCGACTTCAGTCGGCAAGCCGAGCTGATCACGCAGTTGTCTGTACTTTCATTGAAGCATTCCAGCAGATCCATATCGGGCTCAGTTTTCCTGACCACATCGCTCAATAATATTGCTTCGGCCGCACGAGCGAGCTTTATCCCACCATTCTTGCCGCGGCTGGTGATGATGAACTCATTCAGCCCGAGGTTATGCACCACCTTTACCAGATGATTGCGCGAAATGTTGTAGAAGTCGGAGATCTCGGTGATCGTGGCCGTTTCCCCCGGCTTGGAAGCCAGGTACAAAAGCACTCGTAGCGAATAGTCTGTGTAAATAGTGAGTCTCACAATATTTAATTTCCGCAGTTTATTAATTCACGCTTGACAAAGAATAATGCCCGAACATAAGATGTATTTGGAATACATATTATGCGCTTTTGAGCTTAACTACACATCAAATGTTAAGAAAGCGTTAAGAATGTATACCATTTTCGTTCTTTAAGTAAAGACCGTTTTGTTTATAAACGGACATTGTAGGCTATCAAAATTTGGAGGGAGTGAGAAATGAGCAGTTTGTACGAACAAATTGGTGGTGAAGGCGCAGTCAACGCTGCTGTGGACATTTTCTATCGCAAAGTGTTGCAAGATGCCCGTATCAAACGTTTTTTTGATGGTGTCGACATGGAGAAGCAAGCCGCCAAGCAAAAAGCGTTTTTGACGATGGCATTCGGCGGACCGCACAATTACACCGGCGAAGACATGAGAAAGGGCCATGCACACTTGGTCAAGCAAGGTCTGAATGATTCGCATTTTGACGCAGTAATGGAAAACCTGGGCGCAACACTGACAGAACTCAATGTTCCCGGCAATCTCATTGCTCAAGCCGCAGCAATCGCCGAAAGCACCCGCAACGATGTTCTAGGCAAATAAGCAGGAATCACATCATGTCCAGTATCACTTATGGCGGGCAGTCATTTCAGTGCAAAGCGCAAGAATCCGTGCTCGACTGCATGACTGCCCATGGTGTGATTATTCCCTCATCATGCCATGCGGGTCTTTGCCAGACCTGCCTGATGCAGGCCGTCAAGGGAAAAGTGCCAGCATCCGCACAAGCCGGGTTAAAAAGCACGCTTGTTGCCCAGAATTTTTTTCTCGCCTGCGCCTGCCACCCCGAGGAGGATATCGAGATAGCCCTCCCCAAAGCTGGCACGGGTAAATTTTCAGCCACTGTCACGGCAATAAAACCGCTGAATACAGAAATCGCCTGCCTGCAGCTGCGTCCAGACATAAAACTGGACTACAAAGCCGGCCAGTTCATCAACTTGTATAAAGACACTTCGACGGCGCGCTCGTATTCCCTGGCGAGCGTGCCGGAAATTGACGAGCACTTGCAATTCCATATCAGGAAAGTACCCAACGGCCTAGTCAGCCAATGGATTCATCAAGGATTGAATGTCGGGGACAACATAGATATTTCGGATGCCTCCGGGGATTGCTTTTACACGCAAGGCCGTCCCGACCAGAATATATTGCTGATCGGGACCGGCTCGGGTTTGGCCCCGCTGTATGGAATCATCCGGGATGCGCTTTTACAAGGGCATCAAGGCTCGATCAAGCTTTATCACGGCAGTGAGACCGTCGCATCGCTCTACCTGTCCAAAGAATTGAGATCTTTGGAGTCGAGCCACCCCAATTTTGTCTATACGCCTTGCATTTCCGGCAATGATGTTCCGCAAGGCTATGCCTCGGGAATGGTGCTTGATGTGGCGCTGAAAGACAATCCGGGACTCACCGGTTGGCGGGTTTTTCTGTGCGGCCATCCCGAGATGGTCAAGGCCGGGAAAAAGCAGGTGTTTTTTGCCGGAGCATCCATGCGCGATATTTATGCAGATCCATTCTTGTCCGCGCCGGTAAATTTGCCGCTTGTGGCTGAACTGCAAACTTGAAACTTGATTCCATCTGGAGTACTTCGGCCGATTTGGCGGCTATTGCAAAATGGCAAGGCGAACTGAAAGTTGGACTTCCTCTTTTGGCCAACTTTGGTTACTCTTCTTGTCAGGCCTCGGCTGATAACCGAATTAACTGAATTTTAACAAGAAAGGTTTATAAATGGATTCCAAGACGCGCACTCTCGTACTCTCGATCATCGCAGCAGTTGCCCTGTGGCTGGTCGGTGGCTTTGTGTTCAACATGTATATTGGGATGATTTGCGTGATGGCTGGCATCGCCCTCGTCGGATTGGCTGCCGGCAACATCATGAATTCGCCGGAACCTGAACATACCAAGGCCCCATAGTATTTTGGTATCAACAATAGATGCCTGATCGACTGCGGACAACTCTACAGCAGATGCACGCAGAAGCCATGTTCATGGCTTCTGCGTAATATCGAAGCCGACACAAGGAATGGGATTCCGGCTGCTTACTCCTCTTGCAGCATCATGGGCATACCCACAATCCCCACTTACATATCAGACTGTTGCAGATGTTTGTTCAGCTCAGTCAGGTCCTGGATGACATCGCGGGAGGCACGCGCATACTCGCTCTTCAGTAGCGCATCCGAACCTGCCAAATCTTTTTCCTGCACCTTTTTCACTATCGAGCCCGCCACAAAATGGAAGTTCGCGTGATCGGAACGTAATTTATGGAAACCTTCATCGTTATGGAAGTAATTGAGCGCCGCGCCATGGATCCATTTTCCCAGCACACATTGATCATCGCGGCAAATCACCATGGGATCCAGCTGCTCTTTTGACGTTCCCTCCAGATAACTCTGCAGGCGCCCCTTCCATTTCATATGCGCATCAATGCATTCGGCTATATTGATCTCGGAACGAATGCTCTTGCGAATGTTCTCCCTGTGTTCTTCATCGTGCTCATCGTGTCCAAACAGTCTCGAAAAAAAACCCATGCTTTTTCCTCCAGTTCCGGTTAACACCAAACACTGACCATACGATTGGTATGGTTATATAACCAAGCCTGATTGGATGAGTCAACGTATTTAAACTGGCTGTCTCACTTCGAGCACAATTTGTTGTTCAACGCCGCTATCTCCCCGCCACCGTCATATTCTCGATCAGTACCGAACCACATTGGCGCGCCCCTTGTACCAGCACATCGTTGCCAACTGCAACGATGTGCTGGTACATCTCCTTGAGGTTGCCGGCGATGGTGATCTCTTCCACCGGATATTGAATCTCGCCATGTTCGACCCAGAAACCTGCGGCGCCGCGAGAATAATCACCGGTGACCTGGTTGACCCCATGGCCTAGCAGCTCGGTGACGAGCAGACCGCGTTGCATCTGGCGCAACAACCCATTGAAGTCCAGCGGGCCAGGTCGCACGACGAGATTGTGGGTGCCACCGGCATTGCCAGTGGTTCGCATACCAAGCTTGCGTGCGGAATAGCTGCCCAGAAAGTAGCCTCGCAGTACGCCGCCTTCCACGATGGTGCGACGTCGGGTTCGCACTCCCTCATCATCGAAGGG
Encoded here:
- a CDS encoding YfhL family 4Fe-4S dicluster ferredoxin, which gives rise to MSLIITDECINCDVCEPECPNGAISQGDTIYIIDPNKCTECVGHYDTPQCVEVCPVDCIPHDPAHVETKEQLQAKYEKLMAAKA
- the coaD gene encoding pantetheine-phosphate adenylyltransferase, which gives rise to MIKVVYPGTFDPITRGHEDVVRRAAGLFGEVVVAVAASRSATLFTLEERVEMAREVFAGFDNVKVEGFDTLLMSYVRAQNARVVLRGLRAVSDFEFEFQMAGMNRALHPDVETLFLTPAEQYTFISASIVREIARFGGDVSKFVSPLVMAELEKKYQR
- the rsmD gene encoding 16S rRNA (guanine(966)-N(2))-methyltransferase RsmD; translation: MNKVRIIGGTHRSRLIEFPDAEGLRPTPDRVRETLFNWLGQTLYGKRCLDLFAGSGALGFEAASRGAEQVLLVEASRPVFQSLQANAKKLGLGNVALRCEDGLKFARQDNGLFDVIFLDPPFKSDFLSQLLPLLENSLAQDGKIYMESGMVLDPGDAWRVVKRARAGVVHYQLLERVQA
- a CDS encoding M16 family metallopeptidase, with the translated sequence MFTRFLTTAVLLCVATGAFATPQIQHWHAPSGARVYFVEDHGLPMLDVAVSFPAGSGFDVAGKVGVSSLTFGMLDLGAQGLSEDDISRKLADIGAQMGGQFDPDRAGLTMRTLSSAAERNAALDIMGSCLQQPLFPETILTREKARLIASLKEEETRPESIADKAFGKAVFGAHPYGWHMEVADVEKIQRDELESFYHDHYSARHAVVALMGDVTRAQAEAIAQQLTANLPAGGASAQIAPVLIRIKPSEQRIPHPATQSHILIGTPGIARNDEDYFPLYVGNYILGGGGFVSRLMNEVREKRGMAYSVYSYFMPMQQPGAFQIGLQTKKEQADESLRLVRETLRTFIDKGVTEKELRAAKQNITGGFPLRIDSNRKILDYLSVIGFYELPLTYLDDFTDKVNKVTTKQIHDAFKRRIDPDALATVIVGAPVEANPQPTTGRAEMAPSEEKAGAAK
- a CDS encoding M16 family metallopeptidase gives rise to the protein MRIQLIVIALLLQISSVAHADAIYEKTLGNGLKVIVKEDHRAPVVVQQVWYHVGSMDERTGTTGVAHVLEHMMFKGTKDVPVGQFSKIIAAAGGRENAFTSYDYTAYFQQLHKSRLPLAMRLESDRMHNLQMAKKEFDKEIKVVMEERRWRTDDDPHALMNEKLMATAFPEHPYHNPVIGWMVDIQNMTAADALNWYKTWYAPNDATLVIAGDVKADDVFALAQRYYGGIPAVKLPFRKAVGESKQLGIQRIVVKAPAELPYLIMAYHAPTLRDAGKDWKPYALEMLAGVLDGNSSARLNKALVRDQQVAIDVDAGYDSVARGPGLFVLEGTPSEGKTVGDVERALREQMALLVRDGVNADELKRVKAQVMAAEVYKRDSVFYQAMQIGQMESDGLSYKDIPVMLQKLQAVTAQQVQDVAREIFNDDQLTVATLDPQPLSGRPQHIPAGAAHVH
- the ftsY gene encoding signal recognition particle-docking protein FtsY produces the protein MFSFLKNTPASAESKSWLSRLTGSLARTGGQLSSLLVPGGKIDDELYEELETILITADVGMDATRSLLADVRRHVKEQRLTEAGQLKEALAHALLKLLQPLAKPLDVGASRPFVIMLCGVNGAGKTTSIGKLAKHFQNQGKSVLLAAGDTFRAAAREQLMEWGRRNDVTVIAQQSGDAAAVIYDAVQAAQARGIDVVLADTAGRLTTQAHLMEEIKKVKRVIAKALPGAPHEVLLVLDANTGQNALSQVKSFDDALQVTGLVLTKLDGTAKGGVIAAIAKAHPIPVRFIGVGEALDDLRPFVAEDFVAALLGMQV
- the ftsE gene encoding cell division ATP-binding protein FtsE, translating into MIKFNQVYKRYPGGHEALKNLSFEVAEGEMVYLTGHSGAGKSTLLKLVAAIERPSSGGVLVKGQNIRSIKSAAIPHLRRNIGLIFQDHKLLFDRSAFDNVMLPLQICGFDHRESAKRVRAALDKVGLLDREKTNPIALSGGEQQRLCIARAIVNRPTILLADEPTGNLDTEYSNEIMNIFKSFHQVGVTLLISTHDEGILRQFPARALHLKKGELQAAVAGSGQA
- the ftsX gene encoding permease-like cell division protein FtsX — its product is MKTLIEHLRVLHHTLRRLLLTPNATLLNILIIGIALSLPVGGYVLLKSAQKLGSQIAGTPQISVFLASGTSASDIGHIGEKLKQHAGIKRIEFVSRDMALKKLQQTTGLADVINSLSQNPLPDAFVIYPTDGDLASLESLRNELKTWQHFDYVQLDSAWIHKLEALLDFGRMAVAILAALLSFALIAITFNTIRLQILTRREEIEVAKLIGATDTFIRRPFLYFGLTQGLLGGIAAWLLVAGSLQLLNHQIGTLAQLYASDFSLQHLSIGDSLALLGFSAYLGWLGAWFSVSQHLWQIEPR
- a CDS encoding bacteriohemerythrin, whose amino-acid sequence is MAYMEWTRDLESGIPVIDAQHKRIIEFINELDDACQTGNTEETSHVMEGLLNYTVTHFEFEEDLQEKAGYPFLKAHQRIHEIFMKKVSDIRGRAAKGEDVAPELLRLLKGWLASHIKGEDRDYVESVKKVLDSDDQEVAGWLNTLLKKFAN
- a CDS encoding Rrf2 family transcriptional regulator, whose translation is MRLTIYTDYSLRVLLYLASKPGETATITEISDFYNISRNHLVKVVHNLGLNEFIITSRGKNGGIKLARAAEAILLSDVVRKTEPDMDLLECFNESTDNCVISSACRLKSMLYEGRSAFMAVLEKNTLADAARPLAQARSGKTVVVDVSNLRR
- a CDS encoding group I truncated hemoglobin, coding for MSSLYEQIGGEGAVNAAVDIFYRKVLQDARIKRFFDGVDMEKQAAKQKAFLTMAFGGPHNYTGEDMRKGHAHLVKQGLNDSHFDAVMENLGATLTELNVPGNLIAQAAAIAESTRNDVLGK
- a CDS encoding 2Fe-2S iron-sulfur cluster-binding protein, whose amino-acid sequence is MSSITYGGQSFQCKAQESVLDCMTAHGVIIPSSCHAGLCQTCLMQAVKGKVPASAQAGLKSTLVAQNFFLACACHPEEDIEIALPKAGTGKFSATVTAIKPLNTEIACLQLRPDIKLDYKAGQFINLYKDTSTARSYSLASVPEIDEHLQFHIRKVPNGLVSQWIHQGLNVGDNIDISDASGDCFYTQGRPDQNILLIGTGSGLAPLYGIIRDALLQGHQGSIKLYHGSETVASLYLSKELRSLESSHPNFVYTPCISGNDVPQGYASGMVLDVALKDNPGLTGWRVFLCGHPEMVKAGKKQVFFAGASMRDIYADPFLSAPVNLPLVAELQT
- a CDS encoding CZB domain-containing protein produces the protein MGFFSRLFGHDEHDEEHRENIRKSIRSEINIAECIDAHMKWKGRLQSYLEGTSKEQLDPMVICRDDQCVLGKWIHGAALNYFHNDEGFHKLRSDHANFHFVAGSIVKKVQEKDLAGSDALLKSEYARASRDVIQDLTELNKHLQQSDM